The genomic region ACAAATGTACTGTATGGGTGTTGGCGTAACACCTTGTGCGCTTTCCTTCCTTTGCTTGGCTCTAATGTATAGCTTCCTTTGAAAAACACGAACCTTCTCATCTGTCATTGCTGACGATGGACTTACTAATAGATTTTCATCAATATAGGTCGTTCTGTCTTTCATATTAGCTTCTCTAAAGTAAAGCCCCTTCCCTAAACAAAGGTTTTGTTGTCCTTTGTGTCAAACAGTACTATGGGCTTCTCCGACTTCTCTTGTTTCCTTTCCGAATTTCGCTATGCTTATATCGGATTGTTTAGGATTGCCAACCCTTAAAACAAAAGACCTCCCACGTTCCGTGTTAATCCATCTATAATCACGCCACCCCTATGACTCCGGTAGTTTACTAAATTTCTTGCGACTGTTAGTCGCTTTAGTTATTCGTCATTCTCGTTAGATAATCAATCGTTCCATTTAAGTCATATTCAATCTCCCAATAATCAGGATGGTCTTCCTCATAAATGTAATTTTTGTTAACCTCTATTCTACTTTCATTTAATCCTACCATATTCCACAATTCAACTTCCTGACCATGACCAAATGGCTTAACAGAAATCAATACATTATTCAAGAATCGATGATAATTATTTCTAATATTGATGTCATTATTAATAAAATCAATGATTGTAATCTTTTTAAGATTAGGTGGACTCGATGCAATGATTGCATTAATATGCTCATCATTAAATGAATAACCAAATATTAAAAGCTTATCCGCATTGTATAAGTCAATTCTGAATTTCGCATAAATACTAGCATAAGGCTCTTCTGTCAATTTAATATTCTTATTTAATCCTGTTATAAATGACTGGTCAAATTTATAGCCACCATCAGTATTAATATGATTATTAGGTTTGGGCATTCCAAGTGAGTGCATTAAATTTCTAGAACTTGGACTAATTAGTTTTCTGTCTTCAAATGAAATTATTTTTGTATCCCAAGAATCTGTGTAGAATACAGAACCATGTAAATAAAACATTGAATTCTTCCGGTCTTTAAATATGGGGGTGGAATGAAAAATGTCTTAGCCAGTATCCCACCACCAGAAGCACCATAAGTACAACCTAAATTGAAATTCTTTGTTATTTCTAAGTCCTTATAATTGGTATTAATATTTGCCAGTATATCAACTATTAGACTATCATAATTCAAAGTATAATATTGTAAATAGCTCTTTTCCATTAGTCTAAAAAAGAATTTGGATAATAAGGACAAATCCTTTTCTGGTGCTTTAAACTTAGAAATAACATCTAGCATAAATTCCTGAAATGAGTATAGTTCTAATGGGCTGATAATATAATCAGAATATGAGCTTTTTAAATCACATAATACATTTAGAATAAATGAGTTTTTAATTGATGGTTCCCGACTTGAAAAATTAATAATATTTTCGAGTAAATAGAAAACCTGTTCAAAATTTGGCTCAAAACTTGAATCGCTCGTCTCTTGATTATTTTTTAAATCGTTTAATAATTTATTTGCCAATTCACTTATTACTATGAAATTGTCTGTTGGTGAGGAATTATAAATTTCATTGTATAACTCTTTCATGAAATCAACTTCACAAAGTAATCTAGTCAAAAAAGCAGAATTTAAACTGTAATTTTTATACTTCATTATTGGAGATGAAAAACCAGCTCCAGTCAGTACTAGTGTATTTTGCTTATTACTTGTCATGTTTCACTATTGCGCCTAACATTAGTATAAACAGAAAATTCCGTTTATTTCTTTATTATTATTTTTTTGTTTTAAATATCCATATCGTCGAAAGGATTATTAATATCATTGAACTTTGTGCTTGATATATGTGTGTATATTTCTGTTGTTTTACTCGATTCATGTCCTAATATTGATTGTATGTATCTTAAACTTACTCCTTGTTCTAATAAGTGTTTTGCTAAGCATACAGCAAAGTTATAAAAAAAATACATAATCCGTCATAGCTTAGAACAAAGGCTAAAATTTATTTTAAGTTTATACCATCTTATTTATGACGAATAAGATTCCTCGCTAAGCATCGGAATGAAAATATTGTGATATCTATAGAACGATTAATCCAAATCGTGATCTATTGCTGAAAAAAAACTGCCATTTGGACCATCATCTTCTATCAAAACAGGAGCAAGAGCACCAGGCAAAACTGCTTCAACAGAATGATCAGCATGTTCACCTCCCATATCTGTACGTAACCATCCCGGATCTAAGTAATTTATTCTTACTGCTGTATTTTTCAATTTCGATGCAATATCGTCTGTCAGTTTATCTACAGCCCACTTCGATGCACCATATGGAGCAAGTTCAGGTTCGTCTTTTATTCTTGAAGTGAGATTAACCACCCGACCAAAGTTGTTTTTAATCATGGCTGGAATAAAAGCTCCGCATAGGTCATACATTGCAACAACATTTACTTTATAGGTTTCTAACCAATCGTCCCAGCTATGATTCCAAAAGTCTTTGTGGTATTTCGTCATCACAGCTGCATTGTTGTACAAAATCTCTACATCGATATTTAGATCTTGTACCTGTGTTATCAAATCAATTACTTGCTTTTTATCAGACAGTTCGCCATATACACAATAGGTCTTCACAGAATATTCTTCAAGTAGTGCTAATGTGTTGTTACAAGCGGTTTTGGTTCTTCCATGAACAATTATGTTGCAGCCAAGTTTTGCTAGTCCAATTGCAATTTGTTGTCCAACACCTCGGCTCGAACCGGTAATTAATGCGTTTTTTCCAAAAATATTTATCATGTTATCATCTTTTTATAAATACTGCGACAAATTATATACAAGTATAATTTTACCTCATCAAATATAAGACAATTATTATAGTTTACTTCAGCAGCAATTATTTATGCTAAATCTCATTTATTAAATTATTACTAACCAATCATTGTCATATACTTGAAGATAATGATATGCTTTATCTGTGAAACTAAGTGTCTTCCCTGTGGTTCTTAGTAAAATAGCTATTACACTAAGTTGCTTAAAGAAGCACAAAGTGATTCATAGATTAAAAAGTAATTTTTGAAACCATATATCTTTCTTACTTTTAATCACACTGATTACTAACAATTTTTATTCTGACTCCTTTTATCAAAAGTCAAAAAATAATTGGTATTTAACCGAGAAAAATAAATGATATCGAAATTTTGAAATGATACTATAAAATCCCTAACAATAAAAATTGCCAATATAGACAGCCATTTAATACTTCCACTTATTAGCTAATTTCACTAAGGATAACATCACCGGAACTTCTACTAAAACCCCAACTACTGTTACTAAAGCAGCAGGAGATTGCAAACCGAATAATGCAATTGCTACGGCTACTGCCAATTCGAAAAAATTGCTGGCTCCAATCATTGCAGCAGGTGAACAGATTGCGTGAGGAAGTTTCAATTTTCGACCGCCAATCCATGCAACAAAAAATATAAAGTATGTTTGAATAACCAATGGAATAGCCACCAACAAAATTATTAATGGATTTTCAACAATGATATTTCCCTGAAATGCAAACAACAATACAAGTGTAAGCAATAAGGCAATGATTGAAACAGGCTTAAATTTAGGAAGAAACTCTTTTTTAAACCATTCTTCACCTTTGCGTTTAATCAGCAATTTGTGGGTAATATACCCTGCTACAAGTGGAACTACCACGAATACCACAATACTTGCAACCAAAGTATTGTAAGGTATGGAAATATTAGTTATTCCTAAAAGTAATCCCACAATCGGAATAAAGGCTACCAAAATTATCAGGTCGTTTACCGATACCTGAACCAAGGTATAATTAGGATCACCATCGGTTAAATAACT from Bacteroidota bacterium harbors:
- the arsB gene encoding ACR3 family arsenite efflux transporter; protein product: MSSTKKQIGFFEKYLSLWVAICIAVGIVIGNFAGESIQLLSKMEIYKVNIPVAILVWLMIYPMMLQVDFSSIKNVGKRPKGLILTLIVNWLIKPFTMAFFAWIFFSKLYSAFISPEQAGEYIAGAILLGAAPCTAMVFVWSYLTDGDPNYTLVQVSVNDLIILVAFIPIVGLLLGITNISIPYNTLVASIVVFVVVPLVAGYITHKLLIKRKGEEWFKKEFLPKFKPVSIIALLLTLVLLFAFQGNIIVENPLIILLVAIPLVIQTYFIFFVAWIGGRKLKLPHAICSPAAMIGASNFFELAVAVAIALFGLQSPAALVTVVGVLVEVPVMLSLVKLANKWKY
- a CDS encoding tyrosine-type recombinase/integrase, coding for MYFFYNFAVCLAKHLLEQGVSLRYIQSILGHESSKTTEIYTHISSTKFNDINNPFDDMDI
- a CDS encoding SDR family oxidoreductase, with protein sequence MINIFGKNALITGSSRGVGQQIAIGLAKLGCNIIVHGRTKTACNNTLALLEEYSVKTYCVYGELSDKKQVIDLITQVQDLNIDVEILYNNAAVMTKYHKDFWNHSWDDWLETYKVNVVAMYDLCGAFIPAMIKNNFGRVVNLTSRIKDEPELAPYGASKWAVDKLTDDIASKLKNTAVRINYLDPGWLRTDMGGEHADHSVEAVLPGALAPVLIEDDGPNGSFFSAIDHDLD